A stretch of Shewanella dokdonensis DNA encodes these proteins:
- a CDS encoding methyl-accepting chemotaxis protein, with product MLSFINNWPLKIKITLTSALLLAVMSFALIWQSMASLDRTINSTLNLDIDGFAQSVSVNLSSWMDDRVQAIEKTAVTLSERPEIAPHIILHQTQQALGFIITYLGTSDGQMLQNDPKVILQNYDPRTRSWYQGAQQRNDLFISDPYTSLTSGKYVVTIAYPVHRDNQLIGIIGGNLTLDTLTETIGKLSIPGKGYALLIDDSDQLIAHPDAKWRRKPASEFSAELAPSKIRALVNGHTIARADINQQDSLLYAVDIPGTRWTFVMVMDRAAVLAPVHEQLITQLAIGSVMLLIAIVIMALMTRVLFRDLEQIRSNLNAIAEGNGDLTKRLPINGTDEIGQLAGSFNRFIAQLHGIISNLRQTATSLQQEADSSASTAHQQHQRVQKHQSELHMVATAITEMASATQEISGNAESTSHQAMDTVSLSEQGRVQVDKSQSSISALADDLGNTGNIIHELHRHSQEISSILSTIAGIADQTNLLALNAAIEAARAGEHGRGFAVVADEVRVLSKRTHDSTKEIEATIEVLQQTTAQAVTAMTHAGDMASESVNDAKAASQILQQINEAVSHINDMAAQIASAAEEQASVTVEINRNTETIREVGDEMSRSSETSSAAAITLKELGADINREVSKFIL from the coding sequence ATGCTGTCCTTCATCAACAACTGGCCGTTAAAGATCAAAATAACTCTGACTTCAGCCCTACTCTTGGCCGTGATGAGTTTTGCTTTGATCTGGCAGAGTATGGCGTCGCTTGACCGCACTATTAACAGTACGCTTAACCTCGATATTGATGGCTTTGCCCAGTCAGTTTCTGTCAACCTGAGTAGCTGGATGGATGACAGGGTTCAGGCTATTGAAAAAACAGCAGTAACCTTGAGTGAACGCCCAGAAATTGCACCTCATATTATTCTGCACCAGACGCAGCAAGCGCTGGGTTTTATTATCACGTATCTTGGGACAAGCGATGGTCAAATGCTGCAAAACGACCCCAAGGTTATTTTGCAAAACTATGACCCGCGCACACGTAGCTGGTACCAAGGCGCACAACAACGTAACGACTTATTTATCAGCGATCCCTACACTTCGCTAACCTCTGGCAAATATGTGGTTACCATTGCCTACCCAGTCCATCGAGACAACCAACTGATTGGTATTATTGGTGGTAACCTGACGCTGGATACGCTCACCGAAACCATAGGCAAGTTGTCAATTCCTGGTAAAGGTTATGCCTTGCTGATTGATGATAGTGACCAGCTTATTGCCCATCCAGACGCCAAATGGCGCCGTAAACCCGCATCAGAGTTTTCGGCAGAGTTAGCGCCAAGCAAAATACGCGCACTGGTGAACGGCCACACAATTGCCCGCGCTGACATTAATCAACAAGATAGCTTGCTGTACGCCGTTGACATTCCCGGTACGCGCTGGACCTTTGTGATGGTCATGGATCGCGCCGCGGTATTAGCGCCTGTACATGAGCAACTGATCACTCAGCTAGCGATTGGCAGTGTCATGCTTTTGATAGCCATTGTGATTATGGCATTGATGACCCGTGTGTTATTCCGCGATTTGGAACAGATCCGCAGTAATCTCAACGCTATTGCGGAAGGTAACGGCGATTTAACCAAACGTTTGCCAATTAATGGCACTGATGAAATCGGTCAATTGGCAGGGAGTTTTAACCGCTTCATTGCCCAATTGCACGGCATCATTTCCAACCTGAGGCAAACAGCAACGTCACTGCAACAGGAAGCTGACTCTTCAGCCAGTACGGCGCACCAACAACATCAACGGGTGCAAAAACACCAGTCTGAACTGCATATGGTCGCTACAGCCATCACCGAGATGGCATCCGCCACCCAAGAAATTTCTGGCAATGCCGAGTCGACCTCGCATCAGGCGATGGATACCGTATCGCTCAGTGAACAAGGGCGAGTGCAGGTTGATAAAAGCCAGAGTTCCATTTCAGCACTGGCGGACGATCTGGGCAACACTGGCAATATCATCCACGAATTGCACCGCCATTCGCAGGAGATCAGCTCCATTTTGTCCACCATTGCGGGGATTGCCGATCAGACCAATCTGTTGGCACTGAATGCAGCGATTGAAGCCGCTCGCGCGGGCGAACATGGCCGTGGTTTTGCGGTAGTGGCGGATGAGGTACGGGTGTTGTCAAAACGTACCCACGATTCGACCAAAGAGATTGAAGCCACCATTGAAGTGTTGCAGCAAACCACCGCCCAAGCAGTAACCGCCATGACACACGCCGGCGATATGGCATCTGAGAGTGTTAATGATGCCAAAGCGGCCAGTCAGATCTTGCAACAGATCAATGAAGCCGTTAGTCATATCAATGACATGGCAGCGCAAATTGCTTCTGCCGCAGAAGAACAAGCATCGGTTACCGTGGAAATCAACCGCAATACCGAAACCATTCGGGAAGTGGGTGATGAGATGTCACGCAGCAGTGAAACCTCTTCTGCCGCTGCAATTACACTCAAGGAATTGGGTGCTGACATCAATCGTGAAGTCAGCAAGTTTATTCTCTGA
- a CDS encoding GGDEF domain-containing protein has product MAQNHLINGFIAPLLILAAATIAVFFHDKITGEWLTALLWLPYALGAIGTFIALQFSKRQLLLSVLLTVANYLLIRSYLQSPITAELVRYVYTLLVLAMPLLMLCNQLVTERGLTHPNAFVLGGLALMVAGLAAAFYVLNGASIIAWLDNYFAPRSYAQMVVSVNGLLFSLAMLILSLGLCLWRKGTIQIGLFFVMLANIVPLYCLDTPYISSIFATAALAIALLTGIKTSHDLAYRDPLTGLNGRRKLFERLAGLSRHYSLAMLDIDHFKKFNDSFGHDVGDDVLAMVASKIAQVGGGGEVFRYGGEEFTFIFNGMGKQEAAEYLDEIRALIANTPFIVRDRSRRKTATAEQRGKSSSATQKKVQITVSIGVSEQAQGRELPEQIIKAADKALYKAKEQGRNCVIIL; this is encoded by the coding sequence ATGGCACAGAATCACTTAATCAACGGCTTTATTGCGCCGCTGCTTATCTTGGCCGCTGCCACGATTGCGGTGTTTTTCCATGACAAGATTACCGGCGAGTGGCTAACCGCCCTGCTGTGGCTGCCTTATGCTCTGGGGGCAATAGGCACCTTTATTGCGCTACAGTTTTCGAAACGGCAATTACTGCTGAGCGTACTGCTAACCGTGGCTAATTATCTGCTGATCCGCAGCTACTTGCAGTCGCCCATTACCGCAGAGCTGGTACGCTACGTATACACCTTGCTGGTGCTCGCCATGCCACTGCTGATGTTGTGCAATCAACTGGTTACCGAACGTGGGCTAACGCATCCTAACGCCTTTGTCCTCGGTGGCTTGGCGTTGATGGTGGCGGGATTAGCCGCCGCCTTTTACGTGCTCAATGGTGCCAGCATTATCGCTTGGCTCGACAACTATTTTGCACCGCGCAGTTATGCGCAGATGGTGGTCAGCGTCAACGGACTGCTATTTTCCCTCGCCATGCTGATACTGAGTCTGGGATTGTGCCTGTGGCGTAAAGGTACTATTCAGATCGGCCTATTCTTTGTGATGCTGGCTAACATAGTGCCCCTTTACTGCCTGGACACGCCCTACATTTCCAGTATTTTTGCCACAGCGGCGCTGGCCATTGCCCTGTTAACGGGCATTAAAACCTCCCATGATCTGGCTTATCGCGACCCACTGACCGGGCTTAATGGACGGCGTAAGCTGTTTGAACGGCTGGCAGGACTGTCGCGGCACTATTCGCTGGCGATGCTGGATATTGACCATTTCAAGAAATTCAACGACAGCTTTGGCCATGATGTAGGCGATGATGTACTGGCCATGGTGGCCAGTAAGATTGCTCAGGTTGGCGGCGGAGGCGAAGTATTCCGTTATGGTGGTGAAGAGTTCACCTTTATCTTTAACGGCATGGGTAAACAAGAAGCCGCAGAGTATCTGGATGAAATCAGAGCGCTAATCGCCAACACCCCATTTATTGTCAGAGATCGCTCCCGCCGGAAAACCGCCACGGCCGAACAGCGCGGCAAGAGCTCAAGCGCCACACAGAAAAAGGTACAGATCACCGTCAGTATTGGTGTTTCCGAACAGGCCCAGGGGCGAGAACTGCCCGAGCAGATTATCAAAGCCGCCGACAAGGCGCTTTACAAGGCGAAAGAACAAGGCCGAAACTGCGTAATTATACTGTAG
- a CDS encoding YgaP family membrane protein: protein MQCNVGTTDKVIRVIIGLAIMAAGYYYQSWWGIIGVIPLLTAAIGWCPLYVPFGISSCKK from the coding sequence ATGCAATGTAATGTGGGAACAACTGACAAAGTCATCCGGGTAATTATCGGTTTAGCCATTATGGCCGCAGGTTATTATTACCAGTCGTGGTGGGGCATTATCGGCGTCATTCCGCTACTAACGGCGGCGATAGGCTGGTGTCCACTCTATGTCCCGTTTGGGATTTCCAGCTGTAAAAAATAA
- a CDS encoding ABC transporter permease/M1 family aminopeptidase produces MLLALLRFEWRYYLRQPSFYVVALLLFFISFFAVVSENVRIGGGGEVLKNSPFAISQTLLIMGIISMFAVVNFVGSTAVRNQQCQMEEILYSKPLQPLAYHLGRFIGSYLVVLAVFAFVPLAMWLGSYMPWVDASRFGPNRLAYYLVPFVTLSMPTLLLLSALFYAMASRFRSMMGMYLTAVLLFVLYNLSGEMASQPQYRNIAAILDPFGLRAFADVSRYWTMSEKNTLVAGLHGVLLLNRGLWLVVALLLLLLSGIWRYPQLVQKKERKTKKVDAIPTLKPLSQLLLPTAPSVFSQFNTRVKFEIRQVLLSASFMVLGAITIFTLGSQLLGSYGWYGTSDWPVTQNMVDNISGATSLLMVLVLIYYSAEIVWRERSSGMGDIIDSLPVPNLVFWSSKLLSTMLVMLLLYVLATATTIVFQLFKGQYNLELAQYAIRLGYFNLLPLFLSVILAFFLQVVSPNKYAGMGLFIAYFLTSLVMANWGLGHSLYNFGQSPFMRYSDMNGYGWSLKTHTLYLIYWGAFSLILFVVGYALYHRGPQQGLRYRLAMLGQQMGTVGKLSVAAATVLFVLMGSYLFYQTTVVNEYVTSEAQMDLQADYEKLYKQYESQPGLTTTAVNAAIDIFPERRAIKADVSVNWQNRSGEAISRILVNLPSHTKATDLQIDIPGATLGEFDDKYHVAWLEFAQPLAPATAISGHIRLLRQTVGIEESGFDYEVVHNGTFINNWSLLPRFGYNAGYELDDRHEREKRGLQDRPRAHKLEDSRFYTQNFFGVDGGFIDFQATVSTSADQVAIVPGYLQKEWQENGRRYFHYQMDSPMVNFYSILSGHYALKKQDYKGIAIEVYYHPTHGWNVDRMMEAVRDAIDYYSQAFGPYQHRQLRIIEFPGYRSFAQSFANTVPYSEKIGFVTDLRDGEKIDPVYYVTAHEVAHQWWGHQLGAADVQGSAVLSESLSQYSALMVLQHKYGAEILRKFLKYELDRYLRGRSAEQKEELPLLRTEGQSYIHYQKGSVIMMAIADHLGEQRLNDNLKAFLERYRYRNDPYPTTLDLLTYLQRDTSAEQSQFIDESFRDITLYDLRMTKATVVALDDGKFKVSMDIFAQRKVADGQGKETEKPLNEAIDIGAFSADPDKLQNPQQVLLLQKYPLHSGDNHLEIILDSKPAYVGVDPYVKLVDRDAADNIYKL; encoded by the coding sequence ATGTTGTTAGCTCTATTACGTTTTGAATGGCGTTATTATCTGCGTCAGCCATCTTTCTATGTGGTGGCATTATTACTGTTTTTTATCAGTTTTTTTGCTGTTGTCTCCGAAAATGTCCGCATTGGCGGCGGTGGCGAGGTACTGAAAAACAGCCCGTTTGCTATTTCGCAAACACTGCTGATCATGGGCATTATCAGTATGTTTGCCGTGGTGAATTTTGTTGGTTCTACCGCGGTACGCAATCAGCAGTGCCAGATGGAGGAGATCCTCTACAGCAAACCGTTGCAACCACTGGCCTACCATTTGGGACGCTTCATTGGCAGTTACCTAGTGGTGCTGGCCGTGTTTGCTTTTGTGCCGCTGGCGATGTGGCTAGGCAGTTATATGCCTTGGGTTGATGCCAGTCGCTTTGGCCCTAATCGGTTAGCCTATTATCTGGTACCGTTTGTGACGCTTTCCATGCCAACGCTGTTGCTGTTATCGGCGTTGTTTTATGCCATGGCTAGCCGCTTTCGCTCGATGATGGGGATGTACCTTACCGCGGTGCTGCTGTTTGTTCTGTATAACCTCAGCGGTGAAATGGCCAGCCAGCCACAGTATCGTAATATTGCGGCGATTCTCGACCCCTTTGGTTTACGCGCTTTTGCGGATGTGTCCCGTTACTGGACCATGAGTGAGAAAAATACACTGGTGGCCGGACTACATGGTGTATTGCTGTTAAATCGTGGCTTGTGGCTGGTAGTGGCATTGCTGCTGTTATTGCTAAGTGGCATCTGGCGCTACCCACAATTAGTGCAGAAGAAAGAGCGTAAGACCAAGAAGGTCGATGCTATCCCCACACTGAAACCACTGTCACAACTGTTATTGCCCACCGCGCCTTCGGTGTTTTCCCAGTTCAATACCCGAGTCAAGTTTGAGATCCGCCAGGTATTGCTGAGCGCTTCTTTCATGGTGCTAGGCGCAATTACGATATTTACGCTCGGCAGCCAACTGCTGGGGAGTTACGGCTGGTACGGCACTTCGGATTGGCCCGTGACGCAAAACATGGTTGATAACATCTCCGGTGCCACCAGTCTGCTGATGGTATTGGTGCTCATTTATTACAGTGCGGAAATTGTCTGGCGAGAACGCAGTTCTGGCATGGGCGATATCATTGACTCACTGCCAGTACCTAATCTGGTGTTTTGGAGCTCTAAGCTGCTGTCTACCATGCTGGTGATGCTGTTGCTGTATGTGCTGGCGACGGCCACCACCATCGTTTTTCAGCTGTTCAAGGGGCAGTACAACCTGGAACTGGCGCAATATGCTATCCGGCTGGGTTATTTTAATCTGCTGCCACTGTTTCTCTCGGTGATCTTGGCGTTTTTCCTGCAAGTGGTGAGCCCCAATAAATATGCCGGGATGGGGCTGTTTATCGCCTATTTCTTGACATCCTTGGTGATGGCGAACTGGGGCCTAGGGCATTCGCTGTATAACTTCGGGCAGTCGCCATTTATGCGCTATTCCGACATGAATGGCTACGGCTGGAGTCTTAAAACCCACACCCTTTACCTGATTTACTGGGGCGCATTCAGCTTGATCCTGTTTGTGGTGGGATATGCGTTGTACCACCGTGGCCCACAGCAAGGCTTGCGTTATCGTTTAGCCATGCTGGGTCAACAAATGGGAACGGTTGGCAAACTGAGCGTCGCGGCGGCAACCGTGTTGTTTGTGTTGATGGGTAGTTATCTGTTCTATCAAACCACAGTGGTGAATGAGTATGTGACCTCAGAAGCGCAGATGGATCTGCAAGCCGATTATGAAAAGCTGTACAAACAGTACGAGTCTCAACCTGGGTTAACCACCACAGCGGTTAATGCCGCCATCGATATTTTCCCCGAGCGGCGGGCGATTAAAGCAGATGTCTCGGTCAATTGGCAGAATCGTTCGGGCGAGGCGATTTCGCGGATCCTGGTCAATCTGCCGTCACATACCAAAGCCACTGATCTGCAAATTGATATTCCAGGTGCCACGCTGGGCGAGTTTGATGATAAGTATCATGTCGCCTGGCTGGAGTTTGCTCAACCACTGGCGCCTGCAACCGCTATCAGCGGTCATATCCGCTTGCTGCGCCAGACCGTGGGCATAGAAGAAAGCGGCTTCGATTACGAAGTGGTGCATAACGGTACTTTTATCAATAACTGGAGCTTACTGCCGCGTTTTGGCTACAACGCCGGCTATGAGCTGGATGACCGCCATGAGCGTGAAAAACGCGGGCTACAAGATAGACCGCGGGCGCATAAACTGGAAGACAGCCGTTTCTATACCCAGAACTTCTTTGGGGTTGATGGCGGTTTTATCGATTTCCAGGCAACGGTATCTACCTCGGCCGATCAAGTCGCGATAGTGCCGGGATATCTGCAAAAAGAGTGGCAGGAAAACGGTCGCCGTTACTTCCATTATCAGATGGATAGTCCGATGGTGAATTTCTACTCGATCCTGTCGGGGCACTATGCGCTGAAAAAACAGGATTACAAAGGGATTGCCATTGAAGTCTATTATCATCCGACTCACGGTTGGAACGTAGACCGAATGATGGAAGCCGTGCGTGATGCCATCGACTATTACAGTCAGGCATTTGGCCCGTATCAGCATCGACAACTGCGGATTATCGAGTTCCCTGGGTATCGCTCGTTTGCCCAAAGCTTTGCCAATACAGTGCCTTACTCCGAAAAAATTGGGTTTGTCACCGATTTACGCGATGGGGAAAAAATTGATCCTGTGTACTACGTGACCGCCCATGAAGTGGCCCATCAGTGGTGGGGACATCAACTGGGGGCGGCCGATGTACAGGGCAGTGCGGTATTGTCCGAAAGCCTGTCGCAGTACTCGGCGCTGATGGTCTTGCAACATAAATATGGCGCTGAGATTTTGCGTAAATTCCTCAAGTATGAGTTGGATCGTTACCTGCGTGGTCGCTCGGCCGAGCAGAAAGAGGAATTGCCACTGTTGCGTACCGAAGGCCAGAGTTATATCCACTACCAGAAAGGCTCGGTGATCATGATGGCGATTGCAGATCATCTGGGAGAACAGCGTCTTAATGACAATCTGAAGGCATTTTTGGAGCGCTATCGTTATCGTAACGATCCTTATCCGACCACGCTGGATCTGCTGACATATCTGCAACGTGATACTAGCGCTGAACAGTCGCAGTTTATCGATGAGTCCTTCCGCGATATCACGCTGTACGATTTGCGGATGACCAAAGCGACGGTTGTGGCGCTGGATGATGGTAAGTTCAAGGTCAGTATGGATATTTTTGCCCAGCGAAAAGTCGCTGACGGGCAGGGTAAAGAGACCGAAAAACCCTTGAATGAAGCGATTGATATCGGTGCTTTCAGTGCTGATCCAGACAAACTGCAAAATCCGCAACAGGTGCTGCTGTTACAGAAATATCCACTGCACAGTGGTGACAATCATCTGGAGATTATACTCGATAGCAAGCCTGCTTATGTGGGGGTTGATCCTTATGTGAAGCTGGTGGACCGCGATGCGGCCGATAATATTTACAAGCTCTAA
- a CDS encoding ABC transporter ATP-binding protein produces the protein MLSIQSLSKTYSNGVKALDNVTLEIPKGMFGLLGPNGAGKSSLMRTIAALQSADSGSIVFDGIDVLREPQRLRQTLGYLPQDFDVYPRISAWDLLEHLAILKGINHKAERREVVAGLLAHTNLYQHRNKAVSGFSGGMRQRFGIAQALLGDPKLLIVDEPTAGLDPEERNRFHNLLVSLGEDKVVILSTHIVDDVSELCANMAVLASGQILLKGAPHQLLESLQSRIWTKTVSQAEATELEQHLQVISKRLHGGLTVLNVLAEQAPEGFAEATPGLEDLYFSTLHRHRSANKAA, from the coding sequence ATGCTGAGCATTCAATCTTTAAGCAAAACCTACAGCAACGGTGTTAAAGCACTGGACAATGTGACATTGGAGATCCCCAAGGGAATGTTTGGCTTGTTAGGTCCAAACGGTGCCGGAAAATCTTCCTTAATGCGCACGATTGCCGCCTTACAATCCGCTGACAGTGGCAGCATAGTTTTCGATGGTATTGACGTATTACGCGAACCCCAACGGTTGCGCCAAACACTGGGATACCTGCCTCAGGATTTTGACGTTTATCCGCGGATCAGTGCCTGGGATTTACTGGAACATCTAGCGATTCTTAAAGGCATCAATCATAAAGCTGAGCGCCGCGAAGTGGTGGCCGGCTTGCTGGCGCATACCAATCTCTATCAGCATCGAAATAAAGCCGTGAGTGGTTTTTCCGGCGGTATGCGGCAGCGTTTTGGTATCGCCCAGGCATTGTTGGGCGATCCTAAGTTACTGATTGTGGATGAGCCAACCGCTGGGTTGGACCCAGAAGAACGTAACCGCTTTCATAATCTGCTGGTGAGTCTGGGAGAAGATAAAGTGGTGATCCTGTCGACTCACATTGTGGACGACGTCTCAGAACTCTGTGCCAATATGGCGGTGTTGGCTAGTGGGCAGATCCTCCTGAAAGGTGCGCCGCATCAGTTACTGGAATCACTACAAAGCCGCATCTGGACTAAAACCGTGAGCCAGGCCGAAGCGACCGAACTAGAGCAACATCTGCAAGTTATCTCCAAACGGTTACACGGTGGGCTAACGGTTCTTAATGTCCTTGCCGAGCAAGCCCCAGAGGGTTTTGCTGAAGCAACCCCAGGCTTGGAAGATCTGTATTTTTCAACGCTGCACCGTCATCGCAGCGCCAACAAAGCGGCTTGA
- the gstA gene encoding glutathione transferase GstA produces MKLYFTPGACSLVPHILLEELGLAHELEQVDLTTKITKSGADFSAINSKGYVPALALDNGHILTEVSVLAQYLCDQRPDAGLIPATGEARYQLLSLLVYISTEIHKPMGSLFNPKASVDARAAAQALLTRRLDWISAELGDKPYLSGSYSAADAYLFTVLNWANLVKFDLSRWPTLQAHNARVAQRPAVQQAMKAEGLL; encoded by the coding sequence ATGAAACTTTACTTTACTCCTGGCGCCTGCTCACTCGTACCCCATATTTTGCTTGAAGAATTAGGGCTGGCACACGAGTTGGAACAGGTGGATTTGACAACAAAAATCACTAAAAGTGGTGCAGATTTTTCAGCCATCAACAGTAAGGGATATGTACCGGCGTTGGCGCTGGATAACGGCCATATACTGACCGAAGTGTCAGTGTTAGCACAGTACCTGTGTGATCAGCGGCCAGACGCTGGGCTGATCCCTGCTACTGGCGAAGCGCGTTATCAACTGTTGAGCCTGTTGGTGTATATCTCTACCGAAATCCACAAACCTATGGGTTCTTTATTTAATCCTAAGGCGAGTGTTGATGCCCGGGCCGCAGCTCAAGCATTGTTAACTCGCCGCCTTGACTGGATTAGCGCAGAACTCGGCGACAAGCCTTATTTGAGCGGAAGTTATAGTGCCGCCGATGCCTATCTGTTTACCGTGCTCAATTGGGCGAACTTGGTAAAATTTGATTTGAGCCGCTGGCCAACACTGCAGGCGCATAATGCTCGGGTGGCGCAGCGTCCTGCCGTGCAGCAGGCGATGAAAGCTGAAGGTTTACTCTGA
- a CDS encoding bile acid:sodium symporter family protein, protein MLKIIKKEWFLLGMVVAIALAAILPVPGHSGGILHLEKVTAVGIGIIFFLHGIGLSPAAIRAGLGNWRLHLLTQSTTFVLYPLLWLCFAWLFNLLLPAALALGFCYLLVLPSTISSSVAMTSVAHGNVPGAIFNASLSNVIGIFITPLLVGWFMGVAGGSLDLTHTIISIAKMLLLPMLAGQLLRPKLLGWVQQHKSFTGKVDKLVILLIIYNAFCDSVMQGIWHDFSVPMLATTIVLCVLILLLVVFLLQRLTKGLGFPVEDEIAALFCGTKKTLAAGVPMAKVIFGADPRLGMLLLPIMLYHPLQIFYCAILANRYAKRPQLAAA, encoded by the coding sequence ATGCTGAAAATTATAAAGAAAGAATGGTTCCTGTTAGGGATGGTCGTGGCGATTGCCTTGGCCGCTATATTACCAGTCCCCGGGCACTCTGGTGGTATCTTGCATCTGGAAAAAGTGACCGCAGTGGGCATTGGTATCATCTTTTTCCTGCACGGGATTGGTCTGTCGCCTGCCGCTATTCGTGCCGGGCTTGGCAACTGGCGCTTGCACCTGCTGACCCAAAGCACCACCTTTGTGTTATATCCACTGTTATGGCTTTGTTTTGCTTGGTTGTTCAATCTGTTATTGCCTGCGGCTTTGGCCTTGGGATTTTGTTATTTGCTAGTGTTGCCTAGCACTATCTCTTCATCTGTAGCTATGACGAGTGTGGCTCACGGCAATGTGCCCGGGGCGATTTTTAATGCCTCGCTATCCAATGTGATCGGCATTTTCATTACCCCTTTGTTAGTTGGCTGGTTTATGGGCGTTGCGGGTGGGTCGCTGGATCTGACTCACACCATTATCAGTATTGCCAAAATGCTGCTGTTGCCTATGTTGGCCGGGCAGTTGCTGCGCCCTAAATTGCTGGGATGGGTACAACAACATAAATCCTTTACCGGAAAGGTAGATAAGCTGGTGATCCTGCTGATTATCTACAACGCCTTCTGTGATTCGGTGATGCAAGGCATCTGGCATGATTTCTCTGTGCCTATGCTAGCCACCACCATTGTGCTGTGTGTGCTGATCTTGCTGCTGGTGGTATTTCTGTTACAGCGGCTGACCAAAGGTTTGGGGTTCCCGGTGGAAGATGAAATCGCCGCGCTATTTTGCGGTACCAAGAAGACTTTGGCGGCCGGAGTGCCGATGGCTAAAGTGATTTTTGGTGCCGATCCGCGCTTGGGAATGTTGTTACTGCCAATTATGTTATATCACCCGTTGCAGATTTTTTACTGTGCGATTTTGGCTAATCGCTATGCTAAACGTCCACAATTGGCGGCGGCCTAA
- a CDS encoding AraC family transcriptional regulator: MSKTRQKRLIPALTELPRPIYARAESWSDNGSQTEWHCHPWGQLSYALSGILVVNTRRGRYVAPPQYAIWLPAHEQHEVVSGGAAVMRSLYVDSNQLSQPRWQQPLVCEITPLVRELIIQFSVNPAEYAPATAAARLAQVLLDQLAQLPSAPLQLPMPEDRRLQTLCQQLQVEDQQLPLAQLASRLGLSDRSVSRLFKAETGMTFRQWRRALRLFKALEALRDGKAVTTVALDCGYDSVSAFVSAFREQFGKTPGQYFKQ, from the coding sequence ATGTCGAAAACAAGACAAAAACGTTTGATCCCGGCCTTGACTGAGTTGCCGCGCCCTATTTATGCGCGTGCCGAATCTTGGAGTGATAACGGCAGTCAGACCGAGTGGCATTGTCATCCCTGGGGCCAACTGTCTTATGCCTTGTCTGGTATTTTGGTGGTCAATACCCGTCGCGGCCGTTATGTGGCACCGCCGCAATATGCCATCTGGCTTCCCGCACACGAACAGCACGAAGTAGTCTCTGGCGGCGCAGCTGTGATGCGCAGTCTATATGTTGACAGCAACCAACTATCGCAACCACGTTGGCAGCAACCACTGGTATGTGAAATTACCCCGCTGGTGCGCGAGTTGATCATCCAATTCAGTGTCAACCCGGCAGAATATGCCCCAGCAACGGCGGCGGCTCGCTTAGCACAAGTGCTATTGGATCAATTGGCGCAACTGCCCTCAGCGCCATTGCAATTGCCCATGCCGGAGGATCGGCGCTTGCAAACGCTGTGTCAGCAGTTGCAGGTAGAAGATCAACAACTTCCGCTGGCACAACTGGCTTCCAGGCTGGGGCTAAGCGATCGCAGTGTCAGCCGTTTATTCAAGGCAGAAACTGGCATGACCTTCCGCCAATGGCGACGGGCATTACGGCTCTTTAAAGCGCTAGAAGCCTTGCGGGATGGCAAAGCGGTCACCACGGTGGCATTGGACTGTGGTTATGATTCGGTATCCGCTTTTGTATCGGCCTTTCGCGAACAGTTTGGTAAAACGCCGGGACAGTATTTCAAGCAGTGA